The sequence AATGGGGCGACCGGTTCAGCGATTCCAGATGTTTCTTATCCTCTGCCGACAATTCTGTCGGTGTCCATACTGCGACTTGCACCAGCTCATCACCGACTCCCCCGCCATTCAGCCGGGGAATCCCTTTGCCCTTCAACCGAAAAACCTTCCCGCTCTGCGTCCCCGACGGTATTTTCAGTGTATGATTTCCGTTCAATGTCGGAACGGAAATCTCGCCTCCCAGCGCCGCTATCGTAAATGATATTGGAATCTGGCAGATGATACTGTCTCCCTGCCGGGTGAAGATATCATGCTCTTTCTCATCGAATATGAGCAGCAGATTTCCGGATTTTCCCCGTCCCCGCGCAACATTTCCCTGCCCTTCCAGCGTCATATAATTTCCAGCGGAAACCCCGGCAGGAATTTTCACTTTGACGGTTGATACCTGTCGCACTCGCCCTTCCCCATCGCACGCCGGACAGGGATTGGAGATTATTTTTCCGTCGCCTCCACATCTGCCGCAGGTTCGCACCTGCTGAATTGTTCCCAGAAATGTCCGATGCATGCTTCGCACCTGCCCGCTGCCGTGACATTCCGGGCAGCTTTTCTCCGATGCCCCGGGCGCCAGTCCGGAGCCGCTGCATTCTCCGCAGCTCTCGAAGCGCCGCACTTTTATTGTCTTCTCCACACCGGTGGCAATCTCTTCCAGGGTCAAGGAGATTCGCGCCCGCAGGTCTTCGCCCCGATTCACTCTTTCGTGTCGCCCGGCGCCCCCGAAGAATTCCTCAAAACCGAATCCGCCGAAATCCCGCATGAATGCCCGGAGCGCATCGCTGATATCAAAACCGCCGAAATCGTACGCTCCATAACCGCCGCCGCTTCCCAGACCGGCATGCCCGAACTGGTCATACCGTTCCCTTTTTTCGCGGTCTTTCAGCACTTCATACGCTTCGGTCGCTTCTTTGAATTTTTCTTCCGCTTCTTTGCTGCCGGGATTGCGGTCGGGATGATATTTCAACGCCATTTTACGGTAGGCTGATTTTATCTCCTCTTCCTCCGCCGACCGCGAAAGGCCTAAAACGTCGTAATAGTCTCGCTTAGCCATTAGTCAATTGTCATCTGAATGTGTAAAACCAATCCAAACGGCTTATTTGTCTTTGTCGTCAACCACCTCGAAATCGGCATCGACCGCGCCTTCTTTACCGCCCGACGAACTCCCCGCCGTGCCCGGTTCTGTTGCCGCAGACCCGGCGCCCGGTGACGATTGCGCCGCTGAAGCCTGCTTATAAATCTCTTCGGCTATTTTGTGAGAGGCATTGAGCAACTCTTCTTTCGCCTGGTTTATGCTCTCCGCCGAATCTGATGAAAGAGTCGCCTGGAGTTTTTCCAGTTTTTCCCGGATCGCTTTCTTGTCTTCTTCGGTGACTTTGTCACCGTAGTCTTTTAGCGTCTTTTC comes from Candidatus Zixiibacteriota bacterium and encodes:
- the dnaJ gene encoding molecular chaperone DnaJ yields the protein MAKRDYYDVLGLSRSAEEEEIKSAYRKMALKYHPDRNPGSKEAEEKFKEATEAYEVLKDREKRERYDQFGHAGLGSGGGYGAYDFGGFDISDALRAFMRDFGGFGFEEFFGGAGRHERVNRGEDLRARISLTLEEIATGVEKTIKVRRFESCGECSGSGLAPGASEKSCPECHGSGQVRSMHRTFLGTIQQVRTCGRCGGDGKIISNPCPACDGEGRVRQVSTVKVKIPAGVSAGNYMTLEGQGNVARGRGKSGNLLLIFDEKEHDIFTRQGDSIICQIPISFTIAALGGEISVPTLNGNHTLKIPSGTQSGKVFRLKGKGIPRLNGGGVGDELVQVAVWTPTELSAEDKKHLESLNRSPHFKPPRSDRSFFQKLRESLGI